A DNA window from Chitinibacter fontanus contains the following coding sequences:
- the glmU gene encoding bifunctional UDP-N-acetylglucosamine diphosphorylase/glucosamine-1-phosphate N-acetyltransferase GlmU: protein MSTVLNVVILAAGKGTRMYSSLPKVLHKLAGKPLVQHVIDTARRLAPEKLVVVYGFGGEKLQGALAGQELGFALQAEQLGTGHALAQAVPQLNGDTTLMLYGDVPLTRLTTLQQLLAACEGGKLGILTDVLADASGYGRIVRNAQGQVTHIVEQKDCTPEEAAIREMNTGILVLPTAKLQGWLSELKNDNAQGEYYATDLIALAVRDGIEIATVHPKDHWEAEGINNKLQLAALERINQQEIAKSLLTAGVGLADPARIDVRGKVTHGQDVYIDVNCVLEGEVTLGKGVSIGANCYLKNVTIADGAVIHPFCHLEDAIVGAGSLIGPYARLRPGAELAAEVHIGNFVEVKKSTIAQGSKVNHLTYIGDTTMGSGVNVGAGTITANYDGVNKFRTVIEDNVRIGSNNVLVAPVTIGAGATTGAGSVISKNAPAGELTVARAKQVTIAGWQRPVKK from the coding sequence ATGAGCACTGTACTGAATGTGGTGATTTTGGCGGCCGGTAAGGGTACGCGCATGTATTCAAGCTTGCCCAAGGTATTGCATAAGCTGGCAGGTAAACCATTGGTGCAGCATGTTATCGATACCGCGCGTCGTTTGGCGCCGGAAAAACTGGTGGTGGTGTATGGGTTTGGCGGTGAGAAATTGCAAGGAGCACTCGCGGGCCAAGAGTTGGGTTTTGCATTGCAGGCCGAACAGTTAGGTACTGGCCATGCTTTGGCACAGGCGGTTCCGCAGCTGAATGGTGATACCACATTAATGCTCTATGGTGATGTGCCCTTAACGCGCCTGACAACCTTGCAACAATTATTGGCCGCGTGTGAAGGCGGTAAACTCGGGATCTTGACCGATGTTTTAGCAGATGCAAGCGGCTATGGGCGTATCGTGCGCAACGCGCAGGGCCAAGTCACGCATATTGTAGAGCAGAAAGACTGCACACCTGAAGAAGCGGCAATTCGCGAAATGAACACCGGCATTTTGGTATTGCCGACGGCCAAATTGCAGGGCTGGTTGTCTGAGCTGAAAAACGACAATGCACAAGGTGAATACTACGCGACCGATTTAATTGCCTTAGCGGTTCGTGATGGGATCGAGATTGCCACGGTACACCCAAAAGATCATTGGGAAGCTGAAGGCATTAATAATAAGCTGCAACTGGCCGCGCTCGAGCGAATTAATCAACAAGAAATTGCTAAATCTTTACTCACTGCGGGTGTGGGATTGGCCGACCCCGCGCGCATTGATGTGCGTGGTAAGGTGACACATGGTCAGGATGTCTATATCGATGTCAATTGTGTTTTGGAAGGCGAGGTGACGCTGGGTAAAGGCGTTAGCATTGGTGCGAATTGCTATCTGAAAAATGTAACGATCGCCGATGGTGCAGTCATTCATCCGTTCTGCCATTTGGAAGATGCGATTGTTGGTGCTGGTAGCTTAATTGGCCCCTACGCGCGTTTGCGCCCTGGCGCCGAATTGGCCGCCGAGGTGCATATCGGCAATTTTGTTGAAGTGAAAAAATCGACAATTGCCCAAGGTAGTAAGGTGAATCACCTCACTTATATCGGCGATACGACAATGGGTTCTGGCGTCAATGTCGGTGCTGGCACGATTACCGCTAATTACGATGGCGTGAATAAATTCCGTACCGTGATTGAAGATAATGTGCGGATTGGCTCAAATAATGTGCTGGTTGCGCCAGTGACCATTGGCGCAGGTGCAACGACAGGAGCAGGTTCGGTAATTAGCAAGAATGCCCCTGCTGGTGAATTGACTGTGGCCAGGGCCAAGCAAGTGACGATTGCTGGGTGGCAGCGCCCAGTTAAAAAATAA
- the zapB gene encoding cell division protein ZapB, which produces MDTELTALETKVQLLADLCRQLRDENRTLRQTLLQTSQENQQLQQKLAGTKERVATILAKLPEDMA; this is translated from the coding sequence ATGGATACAGAATTAACTGCACTAGAAACCAAAGTACAGTTGTTGGCTGATTTATGTCGCCAGCTGCGTGATGAAAATCGAACCTTGCGGCAAACGTTGTTGCAAACCAGCCAGGAAAATCAACAGCTACAGCAAAAGCTGGCGGGTACAAAAGAGCGCGTTGCAACTATTTTGGCTAAATTGCCGGAGGATATGGCATGA
- a CDS encoding phosphomannomutase/phosphoglucomutase, with product MSRVPAAIFKAYDVRGPVSLLTPEVAYWVGRAVGAQAIARNIRSIALAGDGRLSTPELMAAMQRGLVEAGVLVCNLGMACTPLLYFAAKYHADASGIMITGSHNPPEYNGIKLVLGGETIDGSALQALREQIEADQLPVLAGGAASEMDAYPAYLAVLKQDVQINQPLKIVIDCGNGAPGAIAPQLFRALGCKVIELYCEVDGHFPNHHPDPQVVDNLRELRASVLEQGADLGIAFDGDGDRLGVVTRTGQMIPGDRLLMIFASVVLAQNSGHVLYDVKSSRSVAQWVQQLGGTSEAIPTGHSHMKRKLKQSKALLAGELSGHFAFAGWDVDDALYAAARLLAAVSAGLDLDAELVRLPQCLATHELQIPLSGAGHILVKDIAAKAQFPSATAISFVDGLRIEYADGFGLIRASNTTPVLTLRIEADEAQALRRIEQELAAAIAPLPFPTYTVE from the coding sequence ATGAGTCGTGTTCCAGCAGCAATTTTCAAAGCCTATGACGTACGAGGCCCGGTTTCACTATTAACGCCAGAGGTTGCATATTGGGTTGGTCGTGCGGTCGGTGCGCAAGCGATCGCGCGGAATATCCGCAGCATTGCGCTGGCGGGGGACGGACGTTTATCCACCCCCGAGTTAATGGCGGCGATGCAGCGTGGTCTAGTTGAAGCAGGGGTATTAGTCTGTAACCTAGGTATGGCATGTACTCCATTGCTATACTTCGCAGCAAAATACCATGCTGACGCATCAGGCATTATGATTACCGGCAGCCACAATCCACCAGAATATAATGGCATCAAGCTGGTGCTGGGTGGCGAAACCATTGACGGCTCAGCGCTGCAAGCTTTGCGAGAGCAGATTGAAGCCGATCAATTGCCAGTGTTGGCAGGCGGTGCCGCCAGTGAAATGGATGCTTACCCCGCGTATCTGGCTGTGCTAAAGCAAGATGTTCAAATTAATCAACCGTTAAAGATCGTGATCGACTGTGGCAATGGGGCCCCCGGTGCGATAGCGCCGCAATTATTTCGTGCGCTCGGTTGCAAAGTTATTGAGTTATATTGCGAAGTTGACGGTCATTTCCCCAATCATCATCCCGATCCGCAAGTGGTCGATAACCTGCGCGAGTTGCGCGCCAGCGTGTTGGAGCAGGGGGCAGATCTGGGCATCGCTTTTGATGGTGATGGCGATCGCCTAGGTGTCGTGACTCGTACTGGGCAGATGATTCCCGGTGATCGTTTGCTGATGATTTTCGCCAGCGTGGTATTGGCACAAAACAGTGGCCATGTTTTATATGATGTGAAATCCAGCCGCTCAGTGGCGCAATGGGTGCAGCAGCTCGGCGGCACTTCGGAAGCGATCCCTACTGGCCATTCGCATATGAAGCGCAAGCTCAAGCAAAGCAAGGCGCTGTTGGCGGGCGAGCTGTCTGGGCATTTTGCCTTTGCCGGCTGGGATGTGGATGATGCCTTGTATGCCGCCGCACGATTATTAGCGGCGGTTAGCGCTGGGTTGGATCTGGATGCCGAGCTGGTGCGGCTGCCGCAATGCTTGGCCACGCATGAATTACAAATTCCGCTCTCGGGCGCTGGGCACATATTGGTGAAAGACATTGCCGCCAAAGCGCAATTTCCCAGCGCAACGGCGATTAGCTTTGTCGATGGTCTACGCATAGAATACGCCGATGGCTTTGGGCTGATCCGCGCATCCAACACTACGCCAGTACTAACGTTGCGGATTGAGGCCGATGAAGCGCAGGCTTTACGCCGTATTGAACAAGAACTCGCGGCCGCCATCGCGCCGCTTCCCTTTCCAACCTATACCGTCGAATAA
- a CDS encoding HPr family phosphocarrier protein, whose translation MAAIVSNPVSIVNATGLHARPAANVVNVAKQYQSDIKLVFKSIEANAKSVVSVMGLDVSLGDKIQIKADGPDAQAAITALTQVISSGCGEK comes from the coding sequence ATGGCTGCTATCGTATCTAATCCTGTTAGTATCGTTAACGCGACTGGCCTGCATGCTCGCCCCGCCGCCAATGTTGTGAATGTTGCTAAGCAATATCAATCAGATATCAAATTGGTGTTCAAATCAATCGAAGCGAATGCCAAGTCTGTTGTATCAGTGATGGGTCTGGATGTGAGCTTGGGTGACAAGATCCAAATCAAGGCTGATGGCCCGGACGCTCAGGCAGCGATTACCGCCCTGACTCAGGTGATTAGCAGTGGCTGCGGTGAGAAATAA
- the nadC gene encoding carboxylating nicotinate-nucleotide diphosphorylase — MINLPPQHLIAANVATALAEDIGECDWTAQLIPADQQGTARIIVREAAVICGLPWANEVIRQVDASIQVEWQVTEGEYAVADQLLCVLRGNARSLLTAERSILNFIQTLSAVATETRRYAEVVAGTNAVVHDTRKTIPGLRRAQKYAVTVGGGANQRMALYDGILIKENHIAAAGSIANALAAAQQIAPKHVSIQIEVENLDELTQALAGGAVSVLLDNMSLADMRSAVEMAQGNAILEASGGVDLTTIRAIAETGVDRISVGKLTKDIQAIDLSMRFS, encoded by the coding sequence ATGATTAACTTACCCCCTCAGCACCTGATTGCCGCTAATGTTGCCACTGCGCTGGCCGAAGATATCGGTGAATGTGATTGGACTGCTCAGCTAATCCCCGCAGATCAGCAGGGCACGGCCCGCATTATCGTACGAGAAGCCGCTGTGATATGTGGCCTGCCATGGGCTAATGAAGTGATTCGCCAGGTTGACGCCAGCATTCAAGTCGAATGGCAAGTTACTGAAGGGGAGTATGCCGTTGCAGATCAATTGCTATGTGTTCTACGAGGGAATGCCCGCTCTTTATTAACTGCTGAGCGCAGCATCCTCAATTTCATCCAGACTTTATCGGCCGTCGCAACAGAAACGCGTCGTTATGCTGAAGTGGTCGCAGGTACTAATGCTGTGGTTCACGACACGCGCAAAACTATCCCCGGCCTACGTCGCGCACAAAAATACGCTGTCACTGTTGGTGGTGGCGCCAATCAGCGCATGGCCTTATACGACGGTATCTTAATTAAAGAAAACCACATCGCCGCCGCTGGTAGCATTGCCAATGCACTGGCCGCCGCCCAGCAAATCGCACCCAAACATGTGAGCATTCAGATCGAAGTCGAAAACCTCGATGAACTTACGCAAGCTTTGGCTGGCGGAGCTGTTTCGGTCCTATTAGATAATATGAGTCTGGCCGACATGCGCAGCGCGGTTGAAATGGCGCAAGGTAACGCAATACTGGAAGCATCGGGCGGCGTCGATTTAACGACGATCCGCGCCATTGCCGAAACCGGCGTGGATCGGATCTCAGTAGGTAAACTCACCAAAGACATTCAGGCCATCGATCTCTCAATGCGCTTTAGCTAA
- the ptsP gene encoding phosphoenolpyruvate--protein phosphotransferase, which produces MSNPATQIELKAPLSGVMVPLEKVPDPVFAQKMVGDGISIDPTSNILLAPLTGKVTQLHSSKHAVTITAPSGVEVLMHIGLDTVMLKGNGFIAKVKEGDIVDVGQPLIEFDMDLVARKAVSLLTQIVITNSDLVAKFIPATGLVQAGQQTALTLQLAAGAGSVTANTGAASEAYSDPIKVPNHTGLHARPSAVLANAAKTFQSDIKLVRAGEEANAKSVVAIMGLEVQHGDEIRVRAAGADAAAAVKAISELIQTGCGEDVGGPAPKAKPAPMNIKTAKPKPKSDDPNILTGVSASPGLAVGNVFHVKQEEITVVEQGEGQQVEKRRLDKALKDAHQQLEALKSEITDASKAEIFAAHQELLEDPDLLAIAIANIGKEKSAAFAWKVAFNTYADKLAGLKNEVLAGRANDIRDVGRRVLRLIAGIEEAAMVVPENAILIAEELTPSDTASMDRTKVLGFCTTGGGATSHVAILARSLNIPAICGIDEDVMQLANGTPVILDGTRGTLRKNPSEAEITDIREKQAKQAAKREAELAAAFQPAVTKDGVHVEVVANIGGLDDAEQGVKLGSEGVGLLRSEFLYLERTDAPTEDEQSQIYIDIAKALGTDKTFVVRTLDVGGDKPLPYLPMPAEENPFLGVRGVRLCLAEPELLHTQVRAVLRSAPFSKLAIMFPMITSLEEVREVKRIVAEEKAALGITQEVQVGIMVEVPATAVLAEQFAREVDFFSIGTNDLTQYTLAMDRGHPKLAKQADAMHPGVLNLINMTVQGAHKHGKWVGVCGGIASDPMAIPLLLGIGVDELSASVPTIPAIKALVRTLDKAECQKLATEVLQLGTAAEVRARLSQLVD; this is translated from the coding sequence ATGTCGAATCCTGCAACCCAGATTGAATTGAAAGCCCCTTTATCTGGGGTTATGGTGCCATTAGAAAAAGTGCCCGACCCCGTGTTTGCCCAAAAAATGGTGGGTGATGGGATCTCGATTGATCCAACCAGCAATATTTTGTTGGCACCGTTAACCGGCAAAGTGACCCAGCTACATTCTTCTAAGCATGCCGTGACGATTACAGCGCCTAGTGGTGTTGAAGTTTTGATGCACATTGGCTTAGATACCGTGATGCTCAAAGGCAATGGTTTCATTGCCAAAGTGAAAGAGGGCGATATTGTCGATGTAGGTCAACCACTGATTGAATTCGATATGGACCTGGTGGCACGCAAAGCAGTGTCATTGCTTACTCAAATCGTGATAACTAACAGTGATTTGGTTGCGAAATTCATACCAGCTACTGGTTTAGTGCAAGCCGGTCAGCAAACGGCATTGACCTTGCAATTGGCGGCAGGCGCAGGCAGCGTAACTGCAAATACGGGCGCAGCAAGTGAGGCTTATTCTGACCCAATTAAGGTGCCAAACCACACAGGGCTGCATGCACGTCCATCTGCAGTATTAGCTAACGCAGCCAAAACTTTCCAATCTGATATCAAATTGGTACGCGCAGGTGAAGAAGCCAATGCCAAATCAGTCGTGGCCATCATGGGTTTGGAAGTACAACATGGTGATGAGATTCGTGTACGAGCTGCGGGTGCGGATGCTGCGGCGGCAGTCAAAGCAATTTCGGAGTTGATTCAAACTGGTTGTGGTGAAGACGTTGGAGGCCCTGCCCCAAAAGCTAAACCGGCACCGATGAATATCAAAACAGCAAAACCAAAACCAAAATCTGATGATCCAAATATCCTAACAGGCGTTTCAGCATCACCTGGCTTGGCCGTTGGTAATGTGTTTCATGTGAAACAAGAAGAAATCACTGTCGTTGAACAAGGCGAAGGCCAGCAAGTTGAAAAGCGTCGCTTGGATAAAGCGCTAAAAGATGCACATCAACAGCTTGAAGCGTTGAAGTCTGAAATTACTGATGCAAGCAAAGCAGAAATTTTTGCCGCCCACCAAGAGTTGCTCGAAGATCCAGATTTGCTCGCTATTGCGATTGCCAATATTGGCAAGGAAAAAAGCGCGGCCTTTGCCTGGAAAGTGGCATTCAACACTTACGCAGATAAATTGGCTGGTTTGAAAAACGAAGTCTTGGCTGGTCGCGCCAATGATATTCGTGACGTTGGTCGCCGCGTATTACGTCTGATTGCTGGTATTGAAGAAGCTGCGATGGTCGTTCCAGAAAATGCAATTTTGATTGCCGAGGAACTAACTCCATCAGATACCGCGAGCATGGATCGCACCAAAGTATTGGGTTTCTGCACCACTGGTGGTGGTGCGACTAGTCACGTAGCGATTCTGGCGCGCTCGCTGAATATCCCTGCGATTTGCGGCATTGATGAAGATGTGATGCAGCTGGCGAACGGTACCCCCGTAATTTTGGATGGTACTCGCGGCACGCTGCGCAAAAACCCATCGGAAGCCGAAATCACCGATATCCGTGAAAAACAAGCCAAGCAAGCCGCGAAGCGTGAAGCCGAATTGGCCGCTGCCTTTCAGCCGGCCGTGACTAAAGATGGTGTCCACGTTGAAGTTGTGGCCAATATTGGTGGTCTGGATGATGCCGAGCAAGGCGTGAAGCTGGGTAGTGAAGGCGTAGGTCTGCTGCGCAGCGAGTTCCTCTATTTGGAGCGCACCGATGCGCCGACTGAAGACGAACAAAGCCAAATCTACATCGACATCGCCAAAGCTTTGGGTACCGACAAAACCTTCGTGGTACGCACGCTGGATGTCGGTGGCGATAAACCTCTGCCATATCTGCCAATGCCCGCCGAAGAAAATCCATTCCTTGGCGTGCGCGGGGTGCGCTTGTGTCTGGCCGAGCCAGAGCTCTTGCATACCCAAGTACGCGCGGTACTACGTTCAGCCCCATTCTCGAAACTGGCGATCATGTTCCCAATGATCACCAGCCTAGAAGAAGTACGCGAAGTAAAACGCATCGTGGCCGAAGAAAAAGCGGCGCTGGGTATTACGCAGGAAGTCCAAGTCGGCATCATGGTCGAAGTTCCTGCCACCGCAGTGTTGGCCGAGCAATTTGCTCGTGAAGTGGATTTCTTCTCGATCGGTACCAACGATCTGACCCAGTACACGCTGGCGATGGACCGTGGTCATCCGAAGCTGGCCAAGCAAGCTGATGCAATGCACCCAGGCGTATTGAATCTGATCAATATGACTGTGCAAGGAGCACATAAGCACGGTAAGTGGGTAGGCGTTTGTGGTGGTATCGCTTCGGATCCGATGGCAATTCCACTATTGCTTGGTATTGGTGTTGATGAATTATCGGCTAGCGTGCCAACGATTCCAGCAATCAAAGCACTTGTTCGTACTTTGGATAAAGCCGAATGTCAGAAATTGGCAACGGAAGTCTTGCAATTGGGTACTGCGGCTGAAGTCCGTGCCCGTTTGTCTCAACTGGTTGATTAA
- a CDS encoding YheT family hydrolase has protein sequence MAFFLPALSHAIILLDSHRSFSHTFAMAREKHLDLPIYHSSSWLPGGHAQTIYPATLLWQRPLNYKREHWITPDLDSIGVDWTDGRAGTPLIVLFHGLEGSSRSHYAISLFHHAYRQGWRGVVPHFRTCGNVPNRLPRSYHAGDSAEIDWILHRLKKTFPDTPLFAVGYSLGGNALLKWLGEQGDTANELIYAAAAVSAPMDLAACGNALDNGINRHLYTREFLGTMRKKAQYKLKLSENPFIDWQQVKKVRTLREFDDLVTAPLHGFFGVEDYWSRASSKSVLKQIAVPTLLINALNDPFMPAHSLPSVHDVSKAVHLIQPREGGHVGFLSGPPPGRLSWLPETLLKFFQYHRPLVR, from the coding sequence ATGGCTTTTTTCTTACCGGCGTTGAGTCATGCCATTATTTTGCTGGATAGTCACCGTAGTTTCAGCCACACTTTCGCTATGGCACGTGAAAAGCATTTAGACCTTCCGATATATCATTCGTCATCTTGGCTACCCGGTGGGCATGCCCAGACGATCTACCCTGCCACCTTGTTATGGCAGCGCCCCCTCAACTACAAGCGTGAGCACTGGATTACGCCCGATTTAGATTCGATTGGTGTAGATTGGACTGATGGCCGTGCTGGTACACCGCTAATCGTGTTGTTTCATGGTTTGGAAGGCAGCTCACGCAGCCATTACGCAATTTCCTTATTCCATCATGCCTACCGTCAGGGCTGGCGTGGTGTGGTGCCGCATTTTCGGACTTGCGGTAATGTGCCAAATCGTTTGCCGCGTAGCTATCACGCAGGGGATTCGGCCGAGATCGATTGGATTTTGCATCGTTTAAAGAAAACTTTCCCAGATACACCATTATTTGCCGTCGGGTATTCATTGGGCGGCAATGCCTTATTGAAATGGTTGGGCGAGCAAGGTGATACTGCCAACGAATTAATCTATGCAGCTGCTGCAGTCTCTGCGCCCATGGATTTGGCGGCCTGCGGGAATGCTTTAGATAACGGAATAAATCGCCATCTATACACTCGGGAATTTCTTGGCACGATGCGCAAGAAAGCGCAGTACAAGCTCAAATTATCAGAAAACCCGTTTATTGATTGGCAACAGGTTAAAAAAGTGCGAACGCTGCGAGAATTCGATGATCTGGTTACCGCGCCCTTGCATGGTTTTTTTGGGGTCGAAGATTATTGGTCGCGGGCGAGCAGCAAAAGCGTACTCAAACAAATTGCGGTGCCGACTTTGCTTATTAATGCGCTGAATGATCCATTTATGCCTGCACACAGTTTGCCCTCGGTGCATGATGTATCCAAAGCGGTGCATCTAATCCAGCCACGTGAAGGTGGGCACGTTGGTTTTCTTTCTGGGCCGCCACCAGGACGCTTGAGTTGGTTACCAGAAACCTTATTGAAATTTTTCCAATACCACCGGCCTTTGGTGAGATAG
- the ptsG gene encoding PTS glucose transporter subunit IIBC, which translates to MFKNAFAVLQQIGKALMLPVAVLPVAGLLLGIGASHFSFLPTVVSQLMEAGGGAIFGHLPLIFAIGVALGLTENDGVAAIAASVGFVVLLATMGVMAPIMGVEPATVMGMKSMETGVFGGIIIGGVAATLFNKYYRIELPPYLGFFAGKRFVPIVTGIAAIFVGVIMSVIWPSIQGAINSFSQWAAHSDPRMAATVYGFIERLLIPFGLHHIWNVPFFFEIGSFTDAAGKVVHGDIARFFAGDPTAGILSGAFFFKMFGLPAAAFAIWHTAKPEKKVMVGGIMISAALTSFLTGITEPIEFAFMFVAPVLYVIHAFLAASGQFIANTLDMHMGFTFSQGGIDFLMFNALGKYAQNWWYVLIIGPIYAAIYYSVFRFVIVKWNLKTPGREDESAEEVIAGVSGSGMAHDLVLAFGGAANIKSLDACITRLRISVDDVAKVDQAKLKALGAAGVMQVGNNMQAIFGTRSENLKTDMSEYIKAGGGKVAAATAVQQTASPVAKQAANPALLSALGGKANIRSAAPMAATRVRVELADANLLDLAALKTQGIDAVAPLADGVVHLIVGERAEQIAGSLL; encoded by the coding sequence ATGTTTAAAAATGCATTTGCAGTACTGCAGCAGATTGGTAAAGCGCTAATGCTACCGGTAGCTGTATTACCGGTAGCCGGCCTATTACTGGGTATTGGTGCTTCACATTTTTCCTTCCTGCCGACCGTAGTGTCGCAGTTAATGGAAGCCGGTGGCGGGGCCATTTTTGGCCATCTGCCGCTGATTTTTGCCATTGGTGTGGCCTTAGGTTTAACCGAAAATGATGGCGTTGCCGCCATTGCTGCGTCCGTAGGTTTTGTTGTGTTGCTGGCGACGATGGGTGTAATGGCACCGATCATGGGTGTAGAGCCTGCCACTGTCATGGGCATGAAATCGATGGAAACCGGCGTGTTTGGCGGGATTATCATCGGTGGCGTGGCCGCAACCTTATTCAACAAGTATTACCGCATCGAGCTGCCACCGTATCTGGGGTTCTTTGCCGGTAAACGCTTTGTGCCGATCGTAACCGGAATTGCCGCGATTTTCGTCGGTGTGATCATGTCGGTGATTTGGCCTTCGATCCAAGGCGCGATCAACAGCTTCTCACAATGGGCGGCGCATTCTGATCCGCGTATGGCGGCCACCGTGTATGGTTTCATCGAGCGTCTGCTGATTCCATTCGGTTTGCACCATATCTGGAACGTACCATTCTTCTTTGAAATCGGTAGCTTTACCGATGCAGCAGGCAAAGTGGTGCACGGTGATATCGCGCGCTTCTTCGCCGGTGACCCAACTGCAGGGATCTTGTCAGGCGCCTTCTTCTTCAAAATGTTTGGTTTGCCAGCTGCAGCATTTGCGATTTGGCATACTGCCAAACCAGAGAAGAAAGTCATGGTCGGCGGGATTATGATCTCCGCGGCACTAACTTCCTTCCTTACCGGGATTACCGAGCCGATCGAATTTGCCTTTATGTTTGTGGCACCGGTGCTGTATGTGATTCACGCCTTCCTGGCGGCCAGCGGTCAGTTCATTGCCAATACGCTCGACATGCATATGGGCTTTACTTTCTCGCAGGGCGGGATCGACTTCCTGATGTTCAATGCCTTGGGTAAATATGCGCAAAACTGGTGGTATGTGCTGATCATCGGCCCAATCTACGCCGCGATTTACTACAGTGTATTCCGCTTTGTGATTGTGAAATGGAATCTGAAAACCCCTGGTCGTGAAGATGAAAGCGCGGAAGAAGTGATTGCAGGTGTAAGTGGTTCTGGCATGGCGCATGATCTGGTACTCGCATTTGGTGGCGCAGCCAATATCAAATCGCTGGATGCATGTATCACACGCTTGCGTATTTCAGTTGATGATGTGGCAAAAGTTGATCAAGCAAAACTGAAAGCCTTGGGTGCAGCCGGAGTGATGCAGGTCGGCAATAATATGCAGGCTATCTTCGGTACTCGCTCTGAAAACCTCAAAACGGATATGTCCGAATATATCAAAGCAGGTGGCGGTAAAGTGGCCGCAGCAACGGCAGTGCAACAAACTGCAAGCCCAGTTGCGAAGCAGGCAGCCAATCCAGCGCTACTTTCTGCATTAGGTGGTAAAGCCAATATTCGCAGTGCTGCACCGATGGCGGCCACGCGAGTGCGTGTTGAATTGGCTGATGCGAATCTGCTTGATTTGGCTGCACTGAAAACGCAAGGAATCGATGCCGTGGCTCCACTCGCGGATGGTGTGGTGCATTTGATTGTGGGTGAGCGTGCGGAACAGATTGCAGGGTCATTGCTATAA
- a CDS encoding 5-formyltetrahydrofolate cyclo-ligase gives MFPHQQLDKASTRRNLRAARAAITPEQRLAAAWAVTRSPQILRRLRHGQKIAIYVPVAGEFPTWPLILHAMQRGCEVYLPRTPRFGRQLQFVRLDQQSRWQLGKFGIPVPCHPQTCDPKQLDTVFVPLVGFDLQMARLGQGGGYYDTTFAFRRLRRLWQKPKLIGLAFSVQQLANIPTEPWDLHLDAVQTECKYLQAAVDQITN, from the coding sequence ATGTTCCCACACCAGCAACTCGATAAAGCTTCCACTCGGCGTAATTTACGCGCCGCACGAGCGGCTATTACACCAGAACAGCGTTTAGCTGCAGCGTGGGCGGTCACTCGTTCCCCCCAAATTTTAAGACGTTTGCGGCACGGGCAAAAAATAGCGATATATGTTCCAGTTGCTGGTGAATTTCCCACCTGGCCTTTAATCTTGCACGCCATGCAGCGTGGTTGCGAAGTGTATTTACCACGTACACCGCGATTTGGACGGCAGCTGCAATTTGTTAGGCTCGATCAGCAATCACGCTGGCAGCTGGGGAAATTTGGAATTCCTGTGCCTTGCCACCCGCAAACGTGCGATCCCAAACAACTTGATACCGTGTTTGTGCCTTTAGTAGGTTTTGATCTGCAAATGGCGCGTTTAGGGCAGGGAGGCGGCTATTACGATACGACCTTTGCATTTCGGCGTTTAAGACGTTTATGGCAAAAGCCCAAATTGATTGGGTTGGCCTTTAGCGTACAGCAGCTAGCCAATATTCCAACCGAGCCATGGGATCTGCATCTCGATGCCGTACAAACTGAATGTAAATATTTGCAAGCTGCTGTGGATCAAATTACCAACTGA
- a CDS encoding cell division protein ZapA, whose protein sequence is MSEIIKQLDISIMGREFRVACPESEEATLLQAVQLLDTRMHEIRNNGKVIGLEKIAIMAALNMTHEFLQTKVPGGIDIGSFQRRIDSMNSTVDAVLQEQTELF, encoded by the coding sequence ATGAGCGAAATAATCAAGCAGTTAGATATTTCGATTATGGGGCGCGAGTTTCGAGTTGCTTGCCCTGAAAGTGAAGAGGCAACTCTATTACAAGCTGTTCAATTGCTCGATACTCGCATGCACGAAATTCGCAATAATGGAAAAGTCATCGGTTTGGAAAAAATCGCGATTATGGCTGCCTTGAATATGACGCATGAGTTTCTGCAAACCAAGGTTCCGGGTGGAATTGACATTGGTTCGTTTCAGCGTAGAATCGATAGCATGAATTCAACAGTTGATGCTGTGTTACAAGAGCAAACCGAGCTTTTCTAA